Part of the Mycoplasmopsis columboralis genome, TTCAAGTTTAAGTAATTCATCAACAAGTCTTTTTTCTGCATTAAAGAAATCATCTTTAACAACTAGATAAACCTGTGAAGCAATTTTAGATAAATAAGTTGCTTCTTCAACTGCTGAGTTCCCTCCTCCTAATACAAGTGAAGGCAATCCTTTGTAAAGTGGACCATCGCAAATAGCGCAAAAACTCACTCCACGGTTAATTAAGTTTTCACAGTTTTCAATAAATGTTGGAATTCTATTTTTCATTCCAGATGCTATTAAAACTGTTTTAGCACTATAAGAATCTCCTTGAACTGTTTTAACTTCTTTATTTAAATCACCGTGAGAAATAATTTCTGATACTTCTCCGTAAATATATTTGGCACCGTATTTTTGTGCATGTTCAAAAAATCCAGTCGCCAATTCTCATCCTTGAGTCATTTCAGTTCCAATTCAGTTTTCAATTTTGCTGGTAGCTGAAAGTTTTCCT contains:
- a CDS encoding NAD(P)/FAD-dependent oxidoreductase; translated protein: MNTQYDLIIIGSGPAGLNAALYASRANLKVAFIEKGTPGGKLSATSKIENWIGTEMTQGWELATGFFEHAQKYGAKYIYGEVSEIISHGDLNKEVKTVQGDSYSAKTVLIASGMKNRIPTFIENCENLINRGVSFCAICDGPLYKGLPSLVLGGGNSAVEEATYLSKIASQVYLVVKDDFFNAEKRLVDELLKLENVQVFYKSQILKLIGENQLEKAVLKKENGEEVTLEVGSFFPYIGLIPVADFAKDLDIFDDRGFIITDENMQTSIKGIFAAGDIRAKEIRQIVTAASDGAIAAKKISDLINGA